Proteins encoded by one window of Enterobacter hormaechei subsp. xiangfangensis:
- the fimI gene encoding type 1 fimbrial protein subunit FimI, whose protein sequence is MTRTGILLCALAIAPAVNAHTVVIDGGKVHLRGELVNGGCAVAPDSQNMRVDMGQYRTNAFSGVGSFSTVNVPFTVRLLDCSVDVSRTVGIQFQGVTPAEDPQVFLATSRPGENAVSSGVGLALFDEQQRQIIPNATAVSWLPINTRELVFHFSARYRAISEHLVPGTIQSNVWFTLIYP, encoded by the coding sequence ATGACAAGGACTGGGATACTGCTGTGCGCCCTTGCGATTGCCCCAGCGGTAAACGCACATACCGTGGTTATTGACGGCGGCAAAGTACACCTCAGGGGAGAGCTGGTTAACGGCGGTTGCGCCGTGGCTCCGGACAGCCAGAATATGCGCGTGGATATGGGGCAATACCGCACAAACGCCTTTTCCGGCGTCGGCAGCTTTTCCACGGTTAATGTGCCTTTCACCGTACGTCTGCTGGATTGCAGCGTGGACGTCTCCCGCACCGTGGGGATCCAGTTCCAGGGAGTGACACCGGCAGAAGACCCGCAGGTTTTCCTGGCGACATCGCGGCCGGGGGAAAATGCGGTCAGCAGTGGTGTCGGGCTGGCGCTTTTTGACGAACAGCAACGTCAGATCATCCCGAACGCGACGGCGGTGAGCTGGTTACCCATTAACACCCGCGAGCTGGTATTTCATTTCAGCGCCCGCTACCGGGCAATTTCCGAACACCTTGTCCCAGGCACTATTCAGTCGAATGTCTGGTTTACGTTGATTTATCCCTGA
- the fimC gene encoding type 1 fimbria chaperone FimC: MNTLIKPGLFLSFILMMVSASANASGGIALGATRVIYPADAKQTSLAITNSNKQERYLINAWIENANGQKEKTFAVTPPLFVSEPASENTLRIIYAGPALPADRESLFYMNVKAIPSVSKKHQDGNNVLQLAILSRIKLFVRPSNLAMPPEEALSQLRFERVGNHLKVSNASPYYVTLVNLKLGGQTLDNLMVAPKSSAQQVLPAATSGTLSWQSVNDYGAITPARSVSL, translated from the coding sequence ATGAACACCCTGATTAAACCTGGACTGTTTTTATCTTTTATTTTGATGATGGTTTCTGCCAGCGCGAATGCGTCCGGCGGAATTGCGCTGGGCGCGACGCGCGTTATTTATCCGGCCGATGCCAAACAAACGTCGCTGGCGATCACCAACAGCAATAAACAAGAGCGCTATTTAATTAACGCGTGGATAGAAAATGCCAACGGGCAAAAGGAAAAAACCTTTGCCGTCACGCCGCCGCTGTTTGTCAGCGAGCCGGCCAGCGAAAACACCCTGCGCATTATCTACGCAGGCCCGGCGCTGCCTGCCGATCGCGAATCGCTCTTTTACATGAACGTCAAAGCGATTCCCTCCGTCAGCAAAAAACATCAGGACGGCAACAACGTCCTGCAACTGGCTATTCTGTCACGTATCAAGCTGTTTGTTCGCCCGTCTAACCTGGCGATGCCGCCGGAAGAGGCGCTCTCACAGCTGCGCTTTGAGCGCGTCGGCAACCATCTTAAGGTGAGCAATGCCTCACCGTATTACGTCACGCTGGTCAATCTGAAGCTCGGCGGACAGACGCTGGATAACCTGATGGTTGCTCCTAAAAGCTCGGCGCAGCAGGTGCTGCCTGCCGCTACGAGCGGCACGCTCTCCTGGCAGAGTGTGAATGACTATGGCGCCATTACGCCGGCGCGTAGCGTCAGCCTGTGA
- a CDS encoding fimbrial biogenesis usher protein, whose product MNTQWRYCPVALALMATLWPLAGWGESYFNPAFLSDDTANVADLSRFEKGHQQAPGVYRVDIWRNDEFIGTQDVRFEQADNTPPVAGGLSPCITRAMLDRFGVNIAAFPELSNVQGDTCVPLTTAIPGSETAFNFASLRLNVSLPQVAMQNSARGYIPPEQWDEGIPAALLNYSFTGNRGSDDDSYYLNLQSGLNYGAWRLRNNGAWRYTESNGQRHSSWQNIGTWAQRTIIPLKSELVLGDSNTGNDVFDSVGFRGGRLYSSDSMYPDSLQGYAPTVRGIARTPAKVVIRQNGYVIYQSYVQPGAFAITDLNPTSSSGDLEVTVEEKDGSQQRYTVPYSTVPLLQREGRWKYDLVAGDYRSGNSEQDTPFFTQGTMIAGLADGYTLYGGTQLASRYTAIAIGAGKNLGDWGAVSLDLTHARSQLADDSRHEGQSLRFLYAKSLNGFGTNFQLLGYRYSTKGFYTLDDVAWRTMEGYQYGDDQDDDGVPDVQSYHNLTLNKKGRFQLNISQSLGDYGSVYVSGSQQNYWGTSESNVWYQLGYAGGVKGVSYALSWSWNKAVGIDGTDRIASFNVSVPFSLFTRHGYRRDNAIDRAYATASASRNSDGDTSWQTGISGTLLKDRNLNYSVTQGHTSNNGASGSASANWQATYGTLGVGYNYTRDQHDLNWQLSGGVVGHSDGITFSQPLGDTNVLIKAPGASGVSVENQTGVKTDWRGYAVMPYATVYRYNRVALDTNTMSNNTDIENNVSSVVPTNGALVRASFDTRIGVRALLTVKRDNQPVPFGAVVRETQSGVTSMVGDDGQIYLSGLPLSGELLIQWGDGKQSQCRAPYSLPEQSLQQAITLKGIRCE is encoded by the coding sequence ATGAACACTCAATGGCGTTACTGCCCGGTTGCGCTGGCACTGATGGCAACGCTCTGGCCACTCGCTGGCTGGGGCGAAAGCTACTTTAACCCGGCGTTTCTCTCCGATGACACGGCGAACGTCGCGGATTTGTCGCGTTTTGAAAAAGGCCACCAGCAGGCACCGGGCGTCTATCGCGTCGATATCTGGCGTAACGATGAGTTTATTGGCACGCAGGACGTGCGGTTTGAGCAAGCCGACAACACGCCGCCGGTCGCGGGCGGTTTGTCGCCGTGTATAACGCGCGCGATGCTCGATCGCTTTGGCGTCAATATCGCCGCCTTCCCGGAACTGAGCAACGTGCAGGGTGATACCTGCGTTCCGCTCACCACGGCGATTCCGGGCAGCGAAACAGCGTTCAACTTCGCCTCGTTGCGCCTGAACGTCAGCCTGCCTCAGGTGGCGATGCAAAACAGCGCCCGCGGGTATATTCCGCCTGAACAGTGGGATGAAGGCATCCCCGCCGCGCTGCTGAACTACAGCTTTACCGGCAACCGGGGCAGCGACGACGACAGCTACTATCTGAACCTGCAAAGCGGGTTGAACTATGGCGCCTGGCGATTACGCAATAACGGCGCGTGGCGTTATACCGAAAGCAACGGCCAGCGGCACAGCAGCTGGCAAAATATTGGTACCTGGGCGCAGCGTACGATCATCCCGCTGAAAAGCGAGCTGGTGCTGGGTGACAGCAACACCGGTAACGATGTCTTCGACAGCGTCGGTTTTCGCGGTGGTCGCCTCTATTCGTCCGACAGTATGTACCCGGACAGCCTGCAAGGCTACGCGCCTACCGTGCGCGGAATCGCCCGCACCCCTGCCAAAGTGGTGATCCGCCAGAACGGATACGTGATTTACCAGAGCTATGTGCAGCCGGGGGCTTTTGCGATAACTGATCTTAACCCGACCTCCTCAAGCGGTGACCTGGAGGTGACGGTGGAAGAGAAGGACGGCAGCCAGCAGCGCTACACCGTCCCGTATTCCACCGTTCCTCTGCTCCAGCGTGAAGGACGCTGGAAATACGATCTGGTGGCAGGGGACTATCGCAGCGGCAACAGCGAGCAGGACACGCCGTTCTTTACTCAGGGTACGATGATTGCGGGTCTTGCCGACGGCTACACGCTGTACGGCGGAACGCAGCTGGCCTCGCGCTATACCGCCATCGCCATTGGCGCGGGTAAAAACCTCGGTGACTGGGGGGCGGTTTCACTTGATCTCACCCATGCCCGCAGCCAGCTTGCCGATGATAGCCGCCATGAAGGGCAGTCCCTGCGGTTCCTGTACGCAAAATCCCTTAACGGATTCGGCACCAACTTCCAGCTGCTGGGCTATCGCTACTCGACCAAAGGCTTCTACACCCTCGACGATGTGGCCTGGCGCACAATGGAAGGCTACCAGTATGGCGACGATCAGGACGATGACGGCGTGCCGGACGTGCAGAGCTATCACAACCTGACGCTGAATAAAAAAGGGCGTTTCCAGCTCAATATCTCCCAGTCTCTTGGCGATTACGGCTCGGTGTACGTGTCGGGCAGCCAGCAAAATTACTGGGGCACCAGCGAATCCAACGTCTGGTATCAGCTCGGCTACGCGGGCGGGGTGAAAGGGGTCAGCTACGCCTTATCCTGGTCGTGGAACAAGGCCGTCGGCATTGATGGAACCGACCGGATCGCCTCGTTCAACGTCTCCGTCCCGTTCAGCCTGTTCACCCGTCACGGCTACCGTCGCGATAACGCGATCGATCGGGCCTATGCCACGGCCTCTGCCAGCCGTAACAGCGACGGTGATACCAGCTGGCAGACCGGGATCAGCGGAACGCTGCTAAAAGATCGTAACCTGAACTACAGCGTTACGCAGGGCCACACCAGCAATAACGGTGCCAGCGGCAGCGCCAGCGCTAACTGGCAGGCAACGTACGGTACGCTGGGCGTGGGCTACAACTACACGCGGGATCAGCACGACCTCAACTGGCAGCTTTCCGGCGGTGTGGTAGGGCATTCAGACGGCATCACATTCAGTCAGCCGCTGGGCGATACCAACGTCTTGATCAAAGCGCCGGGCGCGTCAGGCGTGAGCGTCGAAAACCAGACCGGTGTCAAAACCGACTGGCGTGGCTATGCGGTGATGCCGTACGCCACGGTGTACCGTTACAACCGCGTGGCGCTCGACACTAACACCATGAGCAACAACACCGACATTGAAAATAACGTTTCCAGCGTCGTGCCGACGAACGGTGCGCTGGTGCGCGCCAGTTTTGACACCCGCATCGGCGTGCGCGCGTTGCTCACCGTTAAGCGTGATAACCAGCCTGTGCCGTTTGGGGCGGTGGTGCGTGAGACGCAGAGCGGCGTAACCAGCATGGTGGGAGATGACGGTCAGATTTACCTGAGCGGGCTGCCACTGAGCGGGGAGCTGCTGATTCAGTGGGGAGACGGGAAGCAGTCCCAGTGTCGTGCGCCCTACAGCCTGCCAGAACAGAGCCTGCAACAGGCGATCACACTTAAGGGGATCCGCTGTGAATAA
- the fimH gene encoding type 1 fimbria D-mannose specific adhesin FimH: MNKIHYLGLSLLAFLPLSQAFATVCVNENGVPTEVYYDLTDKFNSSNNQVGQIVTLSEKSQWVGVNAVCPKGTSGNTTKRSYVTDYPVTGTSDGYQYLKLNDYLDGAMKITDSYAGTFYPPRKYIQMGSHPNVSKNKPFGVQDSSLVFRLKVTRRFINMVVIPRATMFRVYVTTTSSDPLTTPVYTISYSGTIQVPQSCEINAGNVVEFDFGDIGASLFSKAGIGNKPEGISAQSKTIGIKCTNVEANAMLTMRVEAEKVSGSTLVSDNADVGFVIANSNGVPLTPNNLTSKIPFRLDDSAQAQVGIRAWPVSVTGKKPAEGRFTSRGYLRVDYD; this comes from the coding sequence GTGAATAAAATCCATTATCTGGGGCTATCCCTGCTGGCATTTTTGCCGCTATCTCAGGCGTTCGCCACCGTCTGCGTCAATGAAAATGGCGTGCCGACGGAGGTGTATTACGACCTGACGGATAAATTCAACAGCTCCAATAACCAGGTGGGGCAGATTGTCACACTCAGCGAGAAGTCTCAGTGGGTGGGTGTTAACGCCGTCTGTCCTAAGGGAACGTCCGGGAACACCACCAAGCGCAGCTATGTTACCGATTACCCGGTCACGGGCACCAGCGATGGCTACCAGTATCTGAAGCTTAACGACTATCTGGACGGAGCGATGAAAATCACCGACAGCTACGCTGGCACCTTCTATCCACCCAGAAAGTACATTCAGATGGGGAGCCATCCGAACGTGTCTAAAAACAAACCGTTTGGTGTACAGGATTCCAGCCTCGTCTTCCGGCTTAAGGTGACCCGACGCTTTATCAATATGGTAGTGATCCCCCGGGCGACCATGTTCCGGGTTTACGTCACCACGACCTCCTCGGATCCGCTCACCACGCCGGTTTATACCATCAGCTACAGCGGGACCATTCAGGTGCCTCAGAGCTGTGAAATTAATGCCGGGAATGTGGTGGAGTTCGATTTCGGAGACATCGGCGCCTCCCTGTTCAGTAAAGCGGGCATTGGGAATAAGCCGGAGGGGATCTCAGCGCAAAGCAAAACCATCGGCATAAAATGCACCAACGTCGAGGCGAACGCCATGCTCACGATGCGTGTTGAAGCGGAGAAGGTTTCAGGCAGTACGCTGGTTTCCGATAACGCGGATGTGGGTTTTGTGATTGCCAACAGTAATGGCGTGCCGCTGACGCCCAACAACCTGACCAGCAAAATCCCGTTCCGTCTGGACGACAGCGCTCAGGCACAGGTGGGGATCCGCGCGTGGCCCGTCAGCGTGACCGGTAAAAAACCTGCCGAGGGGCGTTTTACCTCTCGCGGCTATTTACGCGTCGACTACGACTAA
- the sfmF gene encoding fimbria assembly protein translates to MRNGIRYLAVALFALCSPAHAETALGEINIQLYGNIVDFTCVAEGDDSNKTVTLGTWPTKQLRTTGSRTQPVPFTLKLTGCPPGAASVTFTGKMDGHDNSLLALNDASAASNVAVEILDRDKTRLALQQASQTVAVDAQGNAELSFYANYIATADNPQPGRADADATFMINYN, encoded by the coding sequence ATGCGAAACGGAATACGGTATTTAGCCGTCGCGCTCTTTGCGCTTTGCTCCCCTGCACACGCAGAGACGGCGCTTGGGGAAATTAACATTCAGCTCTACGGCAATATCGTGGATTTTACCTGCGTGGCGGAGGGGGACGACAGCAATAAAACCGTCACGCTCGGCACCTGGCCCACGAAACAGCTCCGCACAACGGGGAGCCGGACGCAGCCTGTGCCGTTCACCCTGAAGCTGACCGGATGCCCGCCGGGGGCAGCTTCGGTCACATTTACGGGGAAGATGGACGGGCATGATAACAGCCTGCTGGCGCTGAATGATGCCAGCGCGGCCAGCAACGTGGCCGTGGAGATCCTTGACCGGGATAAAACGCGCCTCGCGTTGCAGCAGGCCAGCCAGACGGTGGCGGTGGATGCGCAGGGAAATGCAGAACTGTCGTTTTATGCCAATTATATCGCCACGGCGGATAATCCGCAGCCGGGCCGGGCTGACGCCGATGCAACGTTCATGATCAATTATAATTAA
- the fimZ gene encoding fimbria biosynthesis transcriptional regulator FimZ, whose amino-acid sequence MKPASVIIMDEHPIVRMSIEVLLQKNKNIQVKLKSGDSHEVLDCIRNHPIDLVILDIEMTGTDGFVLLKRIRNLNKDIKVLFLSSKSEAFYAGRAIRAGANGFVSKRKDLGEIYNAVEMILTGYSFFPSETLSFINHLGSRTGAAVDMPLSNREVTVLRYLANGLSNKEIADQLLLSNKTISAHKSNIFSKLGVQSIVELIDYAKAHELL is encoded by the coding sequence ATGAAACCGGCATCCGTTATCATTATGGACGAACACCCTATCGTCAGAATGTCGATAGAAGTCCTGCTACAGAAAAATAAAAACATCCAGGTCAAACTGAAGTCAGGCGACAGCCACGAAGTGCTTGACTGTATACGCAACCACCCCATTGACCTGGTCATTCTCGATATTGAAATGACGGGCACGGATGGGTTCGTATTACTGAAAAGAATCAGGAACTTAAATAAAGACATTAAGGTTCTTTTCCTCTCTTCAAAATCTGAAGCCTTCTACGCAGGACGCGCCATCCGCGCCGGGGCAAATGGTTTTGTCAGTAAGCGAAAAGATCTGGGGGAAATTTATAACGCGGTGGAAATGATACTGACGGGCTATTCTTTCTTCCCTTCAGAAACATTAAGTTTTATAAACCATCTGGGCTCGCGGACGGGCGCCGCTGTGGATATGCCATTATCGAATCGTGAAGTGACGGTTCTGCGATATCTGGCGAACGGATTATCTAATAAGGAGATTGCGGATCAATTATTACTTAGCAACAAAACAATTAGTGCCCATAAGTCTAATATCTTTTCCAAGCTGGGCGTGCAAAGTATCGTTGAATTAATTGATTACGCGAAAGCGCACGAATTACTGTAA
- a CDS encoding helix-turn-helix transcriptional regulator, with the protein MRMTVRRYRRRRTGSDSLGSTHSPFALPFFDRLEYLSQSINQTRKTDAPFIILVTQDNYFRSGFLSGQSPLSNCCDYSTLDAALSDLNHWPSSRLVVDIESRASPLIDLLDRLRRHSLFAPYLTPYLLVRADDYDARLFCKAAGPFHVLERQLTALAMQQTLLEAPAPAGNRKEWFSRDEWPILQALSQGSSLRQIAQLQNRPYSRIIYRLSCILAKLGLNHRHELLHLLNNLSDFTY; encoded by the coding sequence ATGCGAATGACAGTACGCCGTTACCGGCGTCGTCGGACAGGAAGTGATTCACTGGGTTCTACGCACTCGCCTTTTGCTCTCCCATTTTTTGATCGTCTCGAATATTTGAGCCAGTCAATCAACCAGACCCGCAAAACCGATGCTCCCTTTATCATTCTGGTCACACAGGATAATTATTTCCGTTCCGGTTTTCTGAGCGGGCAGTCGCCCCTGAGCAATTGCTGCGACTATTCCACGCTTGATGCCGCTCTCAGTGATTTAAATCACTGGCCTTCATCGCGTCTGGTAGTTGACATTGAAAGCCGCGCCTCGCCGCTCATTGACCTGCTGGACCGATTACGCCGCCACAGCCTGTTCGCCCCCTACCTGACACCCTACCTGCTCGTCCGCGCCGATGATTATGATGCTCGCCTGTTTTGTAAAGCGGCTGGCCCTTTTCATGTGCTTGAACGCCAGCTTACGGCGTTGGCTATGCAACAAACCTTGCTGGAAGCACCGGCACCCGCCGGCAACCGCAAAGAGTGGTTTTCACGGGATGAATGGCCGATCTTACAGGCGCTGTCACAGGGTAGCTCCTTGCGTCAGATCGCGCAGTTACAGAACCGCCCATATAGCCGCATTATTTACCGTCTCAGCTGCATCCTGGCGAAACTTGGACTGAATCATCGTCATGAGTTGCTACATCTTCTCAACAACCTCTCAGATTTCACGTATTAA
- a CDS encoding EAL domain-containing protein has translation MQHISHDITGIKLEPIVALSSSRAVGAEVLSVLSPHQQSESFFQDWSATRALMLLEAQIAALKNPFPCDNLFINLPITVLTIPEMFQRLLQLNSPPLNIELVEPASFFSLSDPVRQRVSCALQQLTARGHRIWLDDIDEASGQAFLSCRLPLCGIKIDKIAFWRLRETPALTQLVTLCSKIAANVLIEGIETERDRTCALHAGARFGQGYYWPSWRWQED, from the coding sequence GTGCAGCACATCTCACACGACATTACAGGCATTAAGCTTGAACCTATTGTCGCCCTCTCCTCTTCACGCGCGGTGGGGGCCGAAGTGCTCAGCGTGCTGTCGCCGCATCAGCAAAGCGAAAGCTTTTTCCAGGACTGGTCAGCCACCCGGGCGCTTATGTTGCTGGAAGCACAGATCGCCGCGTTAAAAAACCCCTTCCCCTGTGACAACCTTTTCATAAATTTGCCGATAACCGTTCTGACCATACCGGAAATGTTCCAGCGTTTACTGCAACTTAACAGCCCACCGCTGAACATTGAACTCGTGGAACCTGCCTCGTTCTTTTCACTCTCAGACCCGGTACGTCAGAGGGTGAGTTGTGCGCTTCAGCAGTTGACCGCGCGGGGACACCGGATCTGGCTGGACGATATTGATGAAGCGTCAGGGCAAGCATTTTTATCCTGTCGCCTGCCGTTATGCGGAATAAAAATCGATAAGATCGCTTTCTGGCGTTTACGTGAAACGCCGGCGCTGACACAGCTGGTCACCCTTTGTTCAAAAATTGCTGCGAATGTGCTTATTGAAGGCATTGAAACAGAACGGGACCGTACATGCGCGCTTCATGCTGGCGCGCGCTTCGGTCAGGGATATTATTGGCCATCCTGGAGATGGCAGGAGGACTGA
- a CDS encoding tyrosine-type recombinase/integrase, translated as MTLRGGVWHCHFVTPSGKRIRRSLGTGDKKQAQELHDKLKAEAWRVDKIGELPTRTFEECCIRWIREKEHKRSLDDDKTKIEYFLRHFSGRDISTITADQVHEAVSKMVNRKHIQVWESRRDAAIRRGKEPPPYVEKPVSQATKSQHLSFMRSLFKAAANDWGWIKTAPVIKTKKPISKRIRWLTREEAERLIACMPESIKPVVIFALATGLRRSNIIDLEWQQVDMQRKVAWVNPENAKAGKAIGVALNDTACRVLRDQIGKSSRWVFVHTKPSTRPDKTVTPAVRKMRVDDNVAWRIGLERAGIEDFRFHDLRHTWASWLIQSGVPLSVLQEMGGWESIEMVRRYAHLAPNHLSEHARKIDAIFGNHDTNTTQGENQAGLKLA; from the coding sequence ATCACCCTCAGAGGCGGCGTCTGGCACTGTCATTTCGTTACGCCGTCAGGGAAAAGAATTAGACGATCTCTTGGTACGGGGGACAAGAAACAAGCGCAGGAGCTGCACGACAAGCTGAAGGCTGAAGCGTGGCGGGTTGATAAAATTGGGGAACTACCGACGAGGACGTTTGAGGAATGTTGCATCAGGTGGATCCGCGAGAAGGAGCATAAGCGGTCACTCGATGACGATAAGACCAAAATCGAATATTTCCTGCGGCATTTCTCCGGCCGGGATATTTCAACCATCACAGCTGATCAGGTTCATGAGGCTGTTTCGAAGATGGTCAATCGTAAGCATATTCAGGTCTGGGAGTCGCGCAGGGACGCGGCTATACGCCGGGGGAAGGAACCGCCTCCGTATGTTGAGAAACCGGTAAGCCAGGCCACAAAGAGCCAGCACCTTTCGTTCATGCGATCTCTGTTCAAGGCTGCGGCTAATGACTGGGGCTGGATTAAAACGGCCCCGGTTATAAAAACCAAAAAGCCGATCAGCAAACGCATCCGATGGCTGACCAGGGAAGAGGCAGAACGGTTAATTGCCTGCATGCCGGAGTCGATAAAGCCGGTGGTGATATTTGCACTGGCAACCGGCCTGCGCCGCTCCAACATCATTGATCTGGAGTGGCAGCAGGTCGATATGCAGAGAAAGGTTGCATGGGTAAATCCGGAGAACGCGAAGGCGGGCAAGGCTATCGGCGTGGCTCTGAATGATACCGCATGCAGGGTGTTAAGGGATCAGATCGGGAAAAGTTCCAGGTGGGTATTCGTTCACACGAAGCCATCAACGCGCCCGGATAAAACCGTCACTCCGGCTGTCCGAAAAATGCGAGTGGATGACAATGTCGCCTGGCGCATTGGACTGGAAAGAGCGGGTATAGAGGACTTCCGTTTTCACGACCTCCGGCATACCTGGGCGAGCTGGTTAATTCAGTCCGGCGTGCCGTTGTCCGTTCTGCAAGAAATGGGCGGCTGGGAGTCCATCGAAATGGTCCGTCGATACGCTCACCTGGCACCGAACCACTTAAGCGAACACGCACGGAAAATTGATGCCATTTTTGGCAACCATGACACAAATACGACACAAGGAGAAAATCAGGCTGGCTTGAAACTGGCGTAA
- a CDS encoding helix-turn-helix domain-containing protein — MVEAKTLTARQAADLLITSPRTVYRLIDSGQLAGKKIGNKYRTTDVACIAYLHDPRDPVSASAGEHKGEISCQSPSEAASGTVISLRRQGKELDDLLVRGTRNKRRSCTTS; from the coding sequence ATGGTTGAGGCAAAAACACTGACAGCCAGACAGGCGGCCGATCTACTAATCACCTCACCGAGAACTGTCTACCGTCTTATCGACTCGGGGCAACTGGCCGGGAAGAAGATCGGGAACAAATACCGCACAACCGACGTTGCCTGTATTGCGTATTTACATGACCCGCGCGATCCTGTTTCCGCGAGCGCGGGTGAACATAAAGGAGAAATTTCATGTCAATCACCCTCAGAGGCGGCGTCTGGCACTGTCATTTCGTTACGCCGTCAGGGAAAAGAATTAGACGATCTCTTGGTACGGGGGACAAGAAACAAGCGCAGGAGCTGCACGACAAGCTGA
- a CDS encoding TraR/DksA family transcriptional regulator produces MADIIDTAAEIEELQRNAALSAHRIDRNAVSAERCEECGEPIPEPRRAAVPGCQTCAECLGVIELRNKQRGF; encoded by the coding sequence ATGGCCGATATCATCGACACAGCAGCAGAGATTGAAGAGCTTCAGCGTAACGCTGCCCTTTCCGCTCACCGGATCGACCGCAACGCCGTATCAGCTGAACGTTGTGAAGAATGCGGCGAACCAATTCCCGAGCCGCGGCGCGCTGCCGTTCCCGGCTGCCAGACGTGCGCGGAGTGCCTGGGTGTTATCGAACTAAGGAATAAGCAGAGGGGGTTCTAA
- a CDS encoding MT-A70 family methyltransferase, whose protein sequence is MTAKYSLLYVDPPWSYGNTISNGAAADHYSTMKLIDIKRLPVWELAAENAVLAMWYTGTHNQEAIELAEAWGFTVRTMKGFTWVKLNQNAELRINKALDEGEITDFYDFLDLLNAETRMNGGNHTRANTEDLLIATRGAGLERKHAGIKQVVYSPIGAHSEKPWEVRHRLELLYGDVPRIELFSRCAAPGWDHWGNQCDTAAVELLPGCAIDVVKTEAA, encoded by the coding sequence ATGACAGCGAAATACTCACTTCTGTATGTCGATCCCCCTTGGTCTTACGGCAACACCATCAGCAACGGCGCCGCTGCCGATCACTACTCCACCATGAAGCTCATCGACATAAAGCGCCTGCCGGTTTGGGAGCTGGCTGCCGAAAACGCGGTGCTGGCGATGTGGTACACCGGCACGCATAACCAGGAGGCCATCGAACTGGCTGAGGCCTGGGGCTTCACCGTTCGCACGATGAAGGGCTTTACCTGGGTGAAGCTGAATCAGAACGCGGAATTGCGCATTAACAAGGCGCTGGACGAGGGTGAAATCACCGACTTTTACGACTTCCTCGATCTTCTGAACGCCGAGACACGCATGAACGGCGGCAACCACACCCGGGCCAATACCGAAGATCTGCTGATTGCTACCCGCGGCGCCGGGCTGGAAAGAAAGCACGCCGGGATTAAGCAGGTGGTCTACAGCCCGATCGGCGCGCATAGCGAAAAGCCGTGGGAAGTGCGCCACCGGCTTGAGCTGCTTTACGGTGATGTTCCGCGCATTGAGTTGTTTAGCCGCTGCGCGGCGCCGGGCTGGGATCACTGGGGAAATCAGTGCGACACCGCCGCGGTAGAACTGCTGCCCGGCTGCGCCATTGATGTTGTGAAAACGGAGGCCGCATGA
- a CDS encoding DUF1317 family protein: MTHAHDDIRVGPLCLAFIGNGWLMPWGEVVSNPLKAQRLAEEYRERQEAA; the protein is encoded by the coding sequence ATGACTCATGCTCACGACGACATCAGGGTTGGCCCTCTGTGCCTTGCCTTCATTGGTAACGGCTGGCTAATGCCATGGGGTGAAGTGGTCAGCAATCCATTAAAGGCGCAGCGGCTCGCTGAGGAATATCGGGAAAGGCAGGAGGCGGCATGA